TGCCTCAAAACTTGGTAAATGGCATTTTTGGCTCTTACATATCGGACTACCGATTATAATGATTGCACTTGCTCTTGAGATTTATGGCTACCATGCAGCTATACCTTTTGTTGCTGGTGGAAGTATTCTTGTTGTTCTTGCTATTATCATTTTTGCTATTAATATTTTCACACAAATTAAAGAATCTCTAAAATAAGTCTATTTCATAAGAAAAAAGCAGAAACAGATGAATTCGTTTCTGCTTTTTTCTTTGCAACACATTCACTATACGTCCATTATTTCTTATTTATATATTAAATTAAAGTAATTGTTTTTCCAAAATAATGTCACAAAATATAGTGAATGTTACATTTTATGTGTTATATAATAAAAAGGTTGATTTAACAGGTCTTTATTTGAATAATTTAATAATTATCATTCAAATTAAATTATTCAAAAATATCTTACCATATAAATTTTGGAGGTAGTTTATCATGTTTTGGCTACAATTTCTTACCTTATTACTCTGCATTTTTATCGGTGCACGCCTTGGTGGAGTTGGACTAGGGGTAATGGGTGGCGTTGGTATGGCAATACTTGTATTCGTATTCCATTTACAACCTACAGCTCCTCCTATTGACGTTATGCTGATGATTTTAGCAGTCATTACAGCTGCAGGTGCCTTACAAGCTGCAGGTGGAATGGATTACCTTGTTCATCTTGCAGAAAAAGCACTTCGTAAAAACCCGAAGCGCATTACATTTTTCGCACCTATTGTGACATATTTATTTACATTGTGCGCTGGAACTGGACATGTTGCCTATTCCGTACTTCCCGTTATTGCAGAGGTATCACGTGAATCAGGAATTAGACCTGAACGCCCGATGTCAATTGCCGTAATCGCTTCGCAACAAGCAATTACAGCAAGTCCAATCTCTGCTGCAACTGTGGCCCTGTTAGCAATGCTAGCTGATTATAAAATTACATTGTTAGATATTTTAAAAGTAAGTATTCCTTCTACTTTCATCGCTTGTATGCTAGCTGCTTTCGTTGCCAGCAAAATGGGTAAAGAGTTAAATGAAGACCCTGAATACTTGAAACGATTAAAAGAAGGAATGATTCCTAAACTTGAAGAAAAGAAAGAATTTATCGGTGCAAAGGGCGCCAAATTATCTGTTGTTCTCTTCTTATTTGCAACTATTTTTGTTGTTCTTCTTGGTTCATTCGAAGCACTTCGTCCAGGATGGATGATAGACGGAAAATTAGTTCGGCTTTCAATGCCAAACACAATTGAAATGGTAATGTTAACAATTGCTGCTCTTATTATTATCTTCTGTAAGCCAAATGTAGAAAGCATTGTATCTGGAAATGTCTTCAAAGCTGGTGCTACAGCCGTTGTTGCAATCTTCGGTATCGCTTGGATGGGAGACACATTCTTTAACGGAAACTTAAGTACGATTCAAGGATCGATTCAACACTTAGTAACAAGCGCACCATGGTTATTCGCTATTGCATTATTTATTCTATCTATTTTACTGTATAGCCAGGCAGCAACAGTACGTGCGTTAGTGCCACTCGGATTATCACTTGGTATTTCACCAGCACTTCTTATTGCGATGTTCCCTGCAGTAAACGGATATTTCTTCATTCCGAACTACGGAACAATTGTTGCTGCGATCAACTTTGACCGTACAGGAACAACACGTATTGGTAAATATGTATTAAATCATAGCTTTATGATTCCTGGTCTGGTCGCAACATTTGCTTCCATTGGAATTGGGATGCTACTAATTTCAATTATGTTTTAATATATAAAAA
This sequence is a window from Bacillus pseudomycoides DSM 12442. Protein-coding genes within it:
- a CDS encoding anaerobic C4-dicarboxylate transporter family protein, translating into MFWLQFLTLLLCIFIGARLGGVGLGVMGGVGMAILVFVFHLQPTAPPIDVMLMILAVITAAGALQAAGGMDYLVHLAEKALRKNPKRITFFAPIVTYLFTLCAGTGHVAYSVLPVIAEVSRESGIRPERPMSIAVIASQQAITASPISAATVALLAMLADYKITLLDILKVSIPSTFIACMLAAFVASKMGKELNEDPEYLKRLKEGMIPKLEEKKEFIGAKGAKLSVVLFLFATIFVVLLGSFEALRPGWMIDGKLVRLSMPNTIEMVMLTIAALIIIFCKPNVESIVSGNVFKAGATAVVAIFGIAWMGDTFFNGNLSTIQGSIQHLVTSAPWLFAIALFILSILLYSQAATVRALVPLGLSLGISPALLIAMFPAVNGYFFIPNYGTIVAAINFDRTGTTRIGKYVLNHSFMIPGLVATFASIGIGMLLISIMF